In the Clostridium cellulovorans 743B genome, CTGAATAATCCCAATAATTCTTGTTGAAAAGCCTTTTCATAATATGCCCACTTATATATTCAACAGTAGTTGGAACTACAAAGCATAAAACTGCCAATATCGGAAATGCAAACTTTAAAACATCGTTATACAAAATTAAAATAGTCATAGCAATTCCATACATAGGCTTCATAGGTCCCATTAAAAAATAATCTTCTTGAAGTCTATTTTTAGAGTATATACAATATGTGTTTTCCAAAACCCAACCTAAAAAAGAATAAACGATAAAATTGAACAATGCGTAAAAAAGTACATTCATGACCTTCCCTCATTTCCTAAAACCTTTAATATTATTAGTATGGGCAGAATTAATGAATTTATTTATACTAAACCTATTAGTATAAACATTATTTTTAACATTTTTCTTTTTAGGGGTTTTGGGGTAGACTTTAATATATAAATTTAAACTTTAAGACAAGCTACTTAAAATCTAAATAATAAATCACAACTCTCACCTATTTTATAAAAACCATTCTTCATATACATTTCTTTAGCAGTCTCATCCTCATATGTATTTAGATAAATGGTTTTACATCCCGCTTTTAATGCTATATCAATTAATACTTTTAATATGGTTGTCCCATATCCCTTGCGTTGATATTTATCCAAAACAGAAAAATCTTCTATTTTAGCAACATCATTATAAATAAACAAATCACAATTTCCTATTATATTACCATCGTGGTAGCATACATAAGAATTCACACCTTTATCAGAAAGATAGACTTGTCCGCGTCTGTAACATCTTCTTGTGCAAAAATCTTTTCCTAGTGCCTCCTCATCATTCTCCAAGTTACAAAATAAAATATCATCTATCATTGCTTGGCTAACAACTCTCTTTATTTCGCAACCTGATATCATAAATAATTTATCAACACAAGAAATATCTAAAGAATAGAATCCTTTTGTTGATATTTCAGCTTTATATTTATCACTAATCCAAAAAGGCTCACTAACAACATCATCTAAAAGAATATTACAATAGTTACTTTTCTCAAATATCCTAAGTCCAATTTCCTTTTCAATAATTTGCTTTAAGCTTTTCCCTTCATTTGAATTATATACATACGTATAATTGTGATAATACATGTCCATTAATTGGTTATCATGAAACCTAACTATATTCCCATTTTCAACAAACTCTGAAAAACATTTTGTATACTGGAGCTCACATTCTATAATTTTTTTATCAATGCTCATACTTCTCCTTTGTTTTACCATATATCTAATTATTTATCATATCTATAAGTCCCAATAATATTTTTATTCAATTCACATCTCATCGATAAAACACTGTAGCTTTATAATCGAAACGTATATATTTATCCAACCTATTAAAATCCATTGTTTTCTGTAACTTCCTTCATCCAATGACCACTCTTTTTTATAGTCCTCTTATTAGTATTTAAATTTAGTTGGACAAAACCATATCTATTTTTATAGGCATTAGTCCAAGACCAATTATCAATAAAAGTCCACAAGTGATAGCCCTTAACATTAGCACCTTCTTCTATGGCCTTATGTAACCATATAAGATGATCCTTTATGAAATCTATCCTATAGCTATCATCTATAAATCCATCCTTTATAAAACGCTCCTCATCTTCAACACCCATACCATTCTCAGAAATATAAGATTCTATATTTTCATAATTATCTCTTAGGTTGATCATTATATCGTATATACCTTTTTCATATATCTCCCAACCTCTATAGATGTTCATTTTTCTTCCTGGCATCTCATAGTTATCAAAAAAGCTTTCTGGCATAAGCTTTGAATCATCCTTGCTTAGATTTTCCTTTGCCTTAACCCTTCTTGGTTGATAATAGTTTACACCCACTAAATCTATAGTATTGTTTTTAAGTAATTCCTTATCACCTTCTTGAACTACTGGTGTGAGATTATTTTCTTTTATAAACCTAACAAGTTCTTCTGGATATTCTCCTTTAGTAGCAGGATCTAAAAAACTTCTATTAAATAATAAATCTGCGATATTTGCTGCCTTTAAATCCTCATCTGAATTACTTCTTGGATATGATGGAGTAAGATTTAGAATAACTCCTATTTTTGCATCATTCAAATTCAAAGTTCTAAACTTCTCTATAGCTCTCGCCGTAGCAATATTAGTATTGTATGCAACTTGAACTGCTCTTTTAAAATCTGAAACATTTGGGTAATGGAAATCATAAAGATACCCACCTTCAACAGGAACTATCGGCTCATTAAAGGTAAACCACTTTTTCACCTTTTGACCAAAAAGTTCGAAGGTAACCTTTGCATAATCACTATAAGCTTCTACCACTTCTCTATTTTCAAAACCGCCTATATTCTGCATTTCTATAGGCATATCAAAATGATATAAATTTACAAAAGGTTCTATACCATTAGCTAAAAGTTCATCTATAACATTGCTATAAAATTCTACTGCCTTTTCGTTTACCCGACCTACGCCTCCTGGAATAAGTCTTGACCAAGAAATAGAAAATCTAAAGCTATTATGTCCTATTTTCTTCATAAGCTGTATATCTTCTTTGTATCTGTGATAAAAATCACAAGTATTCTGAGGTCCTACACAATTAAAGAATCTTTGTGGCTCCTCTTGATACCAAAAGTCCCAAACATTTAGGCCCTTTCCATCTTTTCTAGCTGCTCCTTCACCTTGTGGTGCTGAAGATGCACTACCCCACCAAAAATCTACCGGAAATTTATATTTAATACTCATCCTTTAGCCCCCTATAATTCTTGCTAATTTTAAACGCTCATGTCCTAGTTATTTTCTAAATTTAATCCATATTACTATAGTGCCACCATCTTTACAATTATACAACCTTTGTTTGATTGCATGTTTTATTGGATACATATAAAGTTATACCTCTTTATATGTATCCTCCCAATTATTATAATAAACTACGTAATGTATAATCTACTCCTGAATCTTATCCCAAGATATCTTAAATACATTTTTCCAAAGAATTATCATAGCAATCAGTGCTATAACCATGTATCCATAGACACCAAAAGGTATAAAGCTTATTCCTACATGAACTCCAGCTAACACTAATACTATAACCATCATAAGTAAGTTTGCAGCTGAATCGCCCTGCCCTTGAACTGCTGAAAATGGAAGGGAAAACGGAATTGCTTTCTTAGACATAGAAAAAATAAGTAAACTCATAATTACCGTAATAAGAAAGACAACTATTAAATCTGGTATTATCCTAGCTCCAAAAACAGCTATCATGATTATATCTTCAAGAATCATTATAGGTAGTACCAGCCTAATTATACTTGCTTTTATTGCACCCTTAAAAATAGCAGTTGGTGACTTTATAGGCGCAGTTTTATATATCCAAGCGCCTTTGTAATTACCTGAAAATCTAAGCATCGATATTACTGTAGGAAGCATTGCAACACACATATATATAAACAAATATAATCTTCCACCTCTTATCGAGTCAAAGTTCTCACCATGGGCGAAAGAAAACATCATAATAAATGGGAACGCTAATGCCATCCCAATTGAAGGATAGACTTTAAGCTTAAATTCTCTTTCATTTTTTAACAACTTATAATAGAACTTGAAAAAGCTTTTCTCTTCCTTATTTGGACAAACCAAATTTGCAATTTTACTAAATAACTTGCCCTCTTCTTTTTTGCTTTTTGAACTATTGTCATTTAACTTTTGAAGATTCGCTTCAAAGGTTGGCGTAAGTTTTATATAAACAACTATAGAAACTATCGGAACTACTAACGCTAAAGCAGAAAGAATTATATAATTTATATCAAAATTGCCTTTTAAAATTAACTCATATGGTGCAGCAAACCAAACTGGTGGAACAAGATAATGCCACCACTTAATATTTAAGACAGCCTCAAAATCTACAATATCAAACATCCTAGCAAGAAATTGATATCCTACACTCATGAAAATAACTAAAAATATTTGTACATAATTGATTATATCCTTTAACTTTTCTCCACTAGAGAATCTTATAATCAATAGATAGAACAGTGCCGTAATTATTACCACAAAAAGATTTAAAAGTATTACTTCAACTAAATAAATCAATAGAAATCCTACACCTTGAAAGAATGTACCCACTATCATTGGTAATAATGCAAGAGAAATTGTTATTTTACTCACATAAATCAAAATATGTATAACCTTTGCTACACTTAAGGTTTTCCCTGTAACAGGCTTTGGAGCAATTATATTTTTATCCCTAGTATCCAACAATACAGATGAAAAGTCAGAAACCATAAACATCATTAAGAAAAACATAAGCATACCAGCTACTATGCTCATTTGATATATATAATTTTTTCCCATAGCTACGAATACAGAAATGAATATGCTCATGAATATATTCATTCCATACATTAGTACATTAGAGTTTTTATCTTCATTCTTTGATTTCTTTTTATTATTACTATTTGTACCATTACTAAAAACTGTTGGAACTCTTCTATTATCCATTGTGAGCTTCACCTGCAATATTTTTCTCATAACAGGATAATCTACACCCATTTTTCTAAAGAAATTTTGAAACTTATCTAAAAATTTTAAAGTCTTATAATCCTTCATATCCTTCACCTTCTTGCACTATAGCTACAAACTCTTCAGCTAATGCTGTATGAGAGTCGAAGCCAGTTAAATCATTAAAGATCTCTTCTAAAGACCCTTCTTTATTCTTTTCCTTTAATTCCTTAAAGGTTCCATCCGCAACAACATGACCCCCGTTTATTAATACAATTCTACTACTTATCTTCTCAACGACATCCATGATATGTGAAGAATAGAATATGGTCTTTCCTTGTGCCGCTAAATGAGATAAAATTTCTTTAACAATCATAACACTGTTAGCATCAAGTCCACTTAATGGCTCATCTAAGAATAGGATATCAGGATTATGTATTAAGCTTGCAATAAGAACCACCTTTTGCTTCATTCCTTTTGAAAATGAAGATATTCTTTCATCATATACTTCAGCGATATCAAAGATTTTCATAAGTCTCTTTCCTTTATCGCTAGATTCTTTTTCATTTAGACCATATAATTCTCCGATAAAGGTTATATATTCCCTAGCAGTTAAACTTTCATATACATCTGCTAATTCTGGAACATACCCAATTCTTTTTTTATATTCCACATCTGCACTTGATACATCCTTACCAAAGATTTTTACCGTCCCAGTATACCCTTGTACAAGTCCTAGTAGTATTTTAACTGTAGTACTTTTGCCAGCTCCGTTTGGTCCTATATAGCCTATGATTTGTCCTTTATAAACTTCTAAATTTATTCCCTTTAGTACTTCCTTTTCACCATAGTTCATTTTTAAATCACTTAAGGTTATTATTGGTTCATTCTTAAAATCCATATTTCCACCTCTTTATTTTAACTTTTAAAAGTTCAATTCTACATATTACAAGTTATATATTACTACTTATTATGATTAATTACAACTGCTTATTTAATAAAATTTTCCTGTAATTTATTGTATCGCATATATCATGATAAACAAATACTTGTTTATTATTATTCATCCCCTAATCACACCTATTGTAATATAAACCAATTTAATTTTATAATACATAAATTTAAACTTTAATTCATAATAAAGTAATATTTGTCGATAAAGTTTCCGCTTATTGCTACAATCCCAAAACTACCTAAAAATCATAAGAACTTTTAAAATTTAATTTAATCAAAATAAATTTATCCCTCTTCACTCGGAAAACCTTTACAAACACCTTCGACAAGCTTTAAAATAAAATGGATTACTATAAAAATTTTATTAATTAAGAGGAGTTAACTATGATAAAAGTTATGATTATCGATGATGATTTCATCACCCGTACAAAACTTAACACTATAATAAACTGGCCACATTATAATTATGAAATTTGTGGAGTATACTCAAATCCTAAAAACGCTATTGAAAATATTGAAAATGACAAACCAGATATAGTAATCACTGATATGAGTATGCCAATCTTAAACGGCGTCGATGTTATAAGATTTTTGAAAAAAGAATACCCCTCAATAAAAACTATAGCTCTTAGTGCATACGATGACTTTGATTATGTAAGAGAAAGTTTAAAACTTAAAGCTGTTGATTATATTTTAAAAAATCAATTAAATGCTGAAGAATTATTATCAGTTCTAAATACTGCAGTTAAAGAGATTGAAAAAGAAAATAATGAATCTATTAATCGAAGCAAATTGAACGAAGAACTTAGCACTCATAAATATTTAGTTAACAGAGAACTTATCAATAAAATAATGAATAAAGAATTTGAAGATGAGAATTTACTTAAATCCTTTATCCAATACTTCGATATTAAAGATTCTATGGGCAATCTTATTATTCTAGCTCTGGAAATAGATGATTACGAAACCTATAAATCAAGATTTACCCTTGAAGATGAAAATAAATTTATACGGTCCTATACAGAGATAATAAAAGAATCTGTATTTAATAAAGAAGATAGCATAATAGAATATATCTCGAAAGGTCAATTCCTAATTATTATAAACAATAAAAAAGAGATAAGCCTTGGTAATATAGATAGTAAAACAAAAGAAACTACAGAGAAACTTATATCTGTATCAAAAAGATATTTCAACGTGACTATCTCCTTAGGTATTAGTAGCCTTTGCCACAATGTGAAAGAAATACTCAAGTATGTCTTTGAAGCTAATTACGCATTAAAAGAGAAGTTTTCTAAAGGAAAAGGGAAAATATATAAAGGTACTCAATCCTCTATTGATGAAATTCAAAATTTCTATTTGAGTTCAAAAGACCAAGAAAAAATTTATAATTATATCATATATAAGGAAGAAGTCTTATTAAAAGAACATATTGAATACATATTTTCAAAGATAGCAGAGATGAATATAACCAGAGAAAATGCCAGAGAAATCTGTATAGAAATAATGACTATACTATATAGGGTATTAAAAGAAAATGGTTTTGTCATTCAGTTATTAGGCTATTCCTATAATCCAATTGATTACATAGAAAAGCTTGAAACAGCTGAAGATCAAAAAAACTATCTGCTTGAGATATCATTAAAAATTATTGGAATATTAAGTACCTATGAAATAAGGGATAGTTATTCAAAATATACAAGAGAAGCTATAAAATATATAAATGAGAACTTTAAGAATAATATATCTTTAACTGATGTATCAAACAAATTGGGTATATCAAGCGCTTATTTAAGCCATACTTTTAAATCCGACTATCCAAAAGGCTTTGTAGAATACTTAAACTTAGTAAGAGTTCAATATGCAAAATTTCTAATTAATTCTGGAGAATACACGCTAAAGGAGATAGTTGGAGAAGCAGGTTTCAGTAGTTATAACTACTTTTTTAAAATCTTCAAGTCTATCACCGGTGTCACTCCAACACAATTTAAGGATACTAGTAATTCTTCCTTTACCTTAAAATAATTAAATTACATAGATCAATCAGAAACTTACAATTAGAGTGAACTTATTCATAAAATATTTATTGTAAAATTTATAATAAATGTAAATTTTGAATAATTCAGACTCCTATTGTAAGTTTTTATTTTACTAAATTACCATCCACATCCCAATAGTTCACTTATCACTATCGTATATTTAGCTAAAAATATGCTCAATATACATGCGTAGCTATAAATTTTGTAGTAAATATAAAAAAATTAGTGTCCCAGAAGTGTCGATTATCTTTTATAATGAAAACAATTACAGAAGAAAATTTTAAGGGGGAAATAAACCATGAAAAAACGACTATTAGCAACTATTCTTACAAGTGTATTAGTAGTAGGCTCTTTAGCTGGTTGTGGAAACTCAACAAAAACTGAAACTAAAGAATCAACCAAAACAGATGGTAAAAAAACTATCACTGTATGGGCATGGGACACTAATTACAATATTCCTATAATAAAGGAAGCTGGAAAAAGATATACTGAAAAACACCCAGATGTAGAAATAGTAGTAAATGAATATACTAATGAAGACGTATCTAAAAAACTACAAACTGCATTTGCATCAAGTACTACAAAAGGTTTACCTGACATTACATTAATGGAAGACGTTAAAGTTCAAAAGTATCTTTCAACGTACACAGATCAATTCGTAGATCTAACAAGTTCTCTTCCATTTGATAAATTCGCAGATTTCAAGGTTAAAGCAGTTAGCTACCAAGATAAAAAATACGGTCTACCTTTTGATACAGGAGTTGCTGCATTATTCTACAGAAAAGACTTATTAGAAAAAGCAGGCTTCACAGCAAAAGATCTAGAGAACATCACTTGGGATCAATACATTGAAATTGGTAAAAAAGTAAAGGCTGCAACAGGTGTTGATTGGCTAGTAAACGACTTATACAATGGTACAACATTAGAAAACATAATGATTCAATCAGCTGGTCAATGGTACTATGATGACAACGGCAAAATAAATATCAAAGATAATAAAGCTTTAGAAGAATCATTAACTTTAATCAAGAAAATGAATGATGAAAAAATATTCTTAGCTGCTAATGACTGGACTGAATACGTAAGTGCTTACAGTTCTGGTAAAGCTGCTACAGCAATACAAGGATGCTGGTTCTTACCAACAATCAAGAGTGATGCTAGTGCATCTGGAAAATGGGCTGTTACTTCAGTTCCAAGACTTACAAAAACACCTAATGCTAAAAATGCTTCAAACCAAGGTGGATCAAGCTTATATGTATTAAACAGTTCAGAAAATAAAGATGCTTCAATAGACTTCTTAAAAGAAGTATTTGCAGGCGATGCTGATTTCTATCAAAAGATATTAAAAGATCAAGGTGCACTTTGTGCTTACCTACCAGCATTTGAAGGTTCAGCTTTCGAAACTAAAGATGAATACTTTGGCGGACAACAAATCTTCAAAAATTTTGCTCAATATATTAAAGACGTTCCACAAGTAACTTATGACAAAAACACAGCTACTGCTCAAAATTCAGTTCAAGCTGCAATAAAAGACATTTTAGATGGCAATGTTGAAGTTTCAAAAGTTCTAGGAACTATAGAAGAAATGACTAAAAACCAAACTGGTGAATAATGCTTTATAGAATTCTAAAATAAAAATTAGCATGTAGACCCTGAAAACTACCCATATTGTAACGTTTAAAAAATATGCTAATTACAAATTTAAATTCCTATAAGCACTCAAAATAAATATATATTCGAAAACAGGTTCATATAATAGTCCCCCAGACATTTATTACTGAACTAAATACCGAAAATATATTAAATACCCAATAAAAATGTCTTAGTGAGACTAAGACATTTTTATTTAAAAACATCTAAAACCCTAAAAGTTAAACCTTAAAAATTAAACCCTAAATATTTTAAACCCTAAATACTAAAGGAGGTAAGCTTATGATTTTTAATTCCCTAAAGAATCAATCAACTGATAAATCTAATACTCACAAATTAAATAAACAAGATATAAGTGGTTGGTTATTTGTCAGCGTCGCAGTACTATTAATTACAATTTTCGTTGTTTACCCAATAATTAGCGCCTTTCTTTTATCATTTAAATCACCAAACGGTGCTACTTATACGTTTAGTGGAATAACTAATATCAAGAGAATGCTCAGCGACTCCCTATTCTATAAATCACTTGGAAATACACTTCTTTTCCTAGTAATTCAAGTACCGATAATGCTTTTTATTGCTCTTGTTTTAGCTTCACTTATGAACTCTGATAAAATAAAATTTAAAGGTATTTTTAGAACTGCAATCTTTCTACCATGTGTAACATCACTAGTTGCATATTCTGTACTATTCAAAATGATGTTCTCTGGAGATGGAATCATAAATAGAACTTTATTATCTTTACACATTATAAATGATCCTATTTTATTCTTAAACTCTACATTTTGGGCTAAGGTAATAATTATAGTAGCTCTTATTTGGAGATGGACTGGCTATAACATGATGTTCTATCTATCTGGACTTCAAACTATACCAAAAGAAGTTTATGAAGCCTCATCAATCGATGGCGCAAGCAAGATTAAACAATTTTTATTTATAACAGTTCCTCAATTAAAACCAATAATATTATTTACTGCTATAACCTCAACAATTGGTACATTACAATTATTTGATGAACCTATGAATATAACAAAGGGTGGTCCATCAAACTCTACAGTTACAATATCACAATATATTTATAATCAATCCTTTGTCTTCAATCCAAACTTCGGATATGCAGCAATGCTTTCTTTTGCAATAGTTGTAATAGTTGTAATTCTATCGGTTATACAATTTAAAGTAGCAGGGGAGGAATAATAATGAATAAATACAGAGTAGCAAAGAAAATACAAAGTATCTTCACATATACATTTTTAATTATTGTAGCTTTCTTATCATTATTCCCATTCTACTGGATAATTGTAGGATCTACTAATACTACAGTTGATATTGCTCAAGGTAAATTAAGCTTTGGTAGTGAACTATTCAATAACTTAA is a window encoding:
- a CDS encoding putative ABC transporter permease; this encodes MNVLFYALFNFIVYSFLGWVLENTYCIYSKNRLQEDYFLMGPMKPMYGIAMTILILYNDVLKFAFPILAVLCFVVPTTVEYISGHIMKRLFNKNYWDYSDLKYNLFGYIYPRTSIIWFLLSLAAIYYMQPTVRGFYLSNDWYWDIVTVVIMIFFAMDFTVTIKGLLKGDTLQDNK
- a CDS encoding GNAT family N-acetyltransferase, with the protein product MSIDKKIIECELQYTKCFSEFVENGNIVRFHDNQLMDMYYHNYTYVYNSNEGKSLKQIIEKEIGLRIFEKSNYCNILLDDVVSEPFWISDKYKAEISTKGFYSLDISCVDKLFMISGCEIKRVVSQAMIDDILFCNLENDEEALGKDFCTRRCYRRGQVYLSDKGVNSYVCYHDGNIIGNCDLFIYNDVAKIEDFSVLDKYQRKGYGTTILKVLIDIALKAGCKTIYLNTYEDETAKEMYMKNGFYKIGESCDLLFRF
- a CDS encoding glycoside hydrolase family 1 protein; its protein translation is MSIKYKFPVDFWWGSASSAPQGEGAARKDGKGLNVWDFWYQEEPQRFFNCVGPQNTCDFYHRYKEDIQLMKKIGHNSFRFSISWSRLIPGGVGRVNEKAVEFYSNVIDELLANGIEPFVNLYHFDMPIEMQNIGGFENREVVEAYSDYAKVTFELFGQKVKKWFTFNEPIVPVEGGYLYDFHYPNVSDFKRAVQVAYNTNIATARAIEKFRTLNLNDAKIGVILNLTPSYPRSNSDEDLKAANIADLLFNRSFLDPATKGEYPEELVRFIKENNLTPVVQEGDKELLKNNTIDLVGVNYYQPRRVKAKENLSKDDSKLMPESFFDNYEMPGRKMNIYRGWEIYEKGIYDIMINLRDNYENIESYISENGMGVEDEERFIKDGFIDDSYRIDFIKDHLIWLHKAIEEGANVKGYHLWTFIDNWSWTNAYKNRYGFVQLNLNTNKRTIKKSGHWMKEVTENNGF
- a CDS encoding ABC transporter ATP-binding protein — encoded protein: MDFKNEPIITLSDLKMNYGEKEVLKGINLEVYKGQIIGYIGPNGAGKSTTVKILLGLVQGYTGTVKIFGKDVSSADVEYKKRIGYVPELADVYESLTAREYITFIGELYGLNEKESSDKGKRLMKIFDIAEVYDERISSFSKGMKQKVVLIASLIHNPDILFLDEPLSGLDANSVMIVKEILSHLAAQGKTIFYSSHIMDVVEKISSRIVLINGGHVVADGTFKELKEKNKEGSLEEIFNDLTGFDSHTALAEEFVAIVQEGEGYEGL
- a CDS encoding response regulator, translating into MIKVMIIDDDFITRTKLNTIINWPHYNYEICGVYSNPKNAIENIENDKPDIVITDMSMPILNGVDVIRFLKKEYPSIKTIALSAYDDFDYVRESLKLKAVDYILKNQLNAEELLSVLNTAVKEIEKENNESINRSKLNEELSTHKYLVNRELINKIMNKEFEDENLLKSFIQYFDIKDSMGNLIILALEIDDYETYKSRFTLEDENKFIRSYTEIIKESVFNKEDSIIEYISKGQFLIIINNKKEISLGNIDSKTKETTEKLISVSKRYFNVTISLGISSLCHNVKEILKYVFEANYALKEKFSKGKGKIYKGTQSSIDEIQNFYLSSKDQEKIYNYIIYKEEVLLKEHIEYIFSKIAEMNITRENAREICIEIMTILYRVLKENGFVIQLLGYSYNPIDYIEKLETAEDQKNYLLEISLKIIGILSTYEIRDSYSKYTREAIKYINENFKNNISLTDVSNKLGISSAYLSHTFKSDYPKGFVEYLNLVRVQYAKFLINSGEYTLKEIVGEAGFSSYNYFFKIFKSITGVTPTQFKDTSNSSFTLK
- a CDS encoding ABC transporter substrate-binding protein; translated protein: MKKRLLATILTSVLVVGSLAGCGNSTKTETKESTKTDGKKTITVWAWDTNYNIPIIKEAGKRYTEKHPDVEIVVNEYTNEDVSKKLQTAFASSTTKGLPDITLMEDVKVQKYLSTYTDQFVDLTSSLPFDKFADFKVKAVSYQDKKYGLPFDTGVAALFYRKDLLEKAGFTAKDLENITWDQYIEIGKKVKAATGVDWLVNDLYNGTTLENIMIQSAGQWYYDDNGKINIKDNKALEESLTLIKKMNDEKIFLAANDWTEYVSAYSSGKAATAIQGCWFLPTIKSDASASGKWAVTSVPRLTKTPNAKNASNQGGSSLYVLNSSENKDASIDFLKEVFAGDADFYQKILKDQGALCAYLPAFEGSAFETKDEYFGGQQIFKNFAQYIKDVPQVTYDKNTATAQNSVQAAIKDILDGNVEVSKVLGTIEEMTKNQTGE
- a CDS encoding carbohydrate ABC transporter permease; the protein is MIFNSLKNQSTDKSNTHKLNKQDISGWLFVSVAVLLITIFVVYPIISAFLLSFKSPNGATYTFSGITNIKRMLSDSLFYKSLGNTLLFLVIQVPIMLFIALVLASLMNSDKIKFKGIFRTAIFLPCVTSLVAYSVLFKMMFSGDGIINRTLLSLHIINDPILFLNSTFWAKVIIIVALIWRWTGYNMMFYLSGLQTIPKEVYEASSIDGASKIKQFLFITVPQLKPIILFTAITSTIGTLQLFDEPMNITKGGPSNSTVTISQYIYNQSFVFNPNFGYAAMLSFAIVVIVVILSVIQFKVAGEE